In Dysidea avara chromosome 6, odDysAvar1.4, whole genome shotgun sequence, the genomic stretch AAATTTTCTGTGTTGCATTCTTCCAAGAACTTATACAAAAGTTTGCATGAAAATATCTTGTCCACGAAATGTTCATTTCATACATAATAATCTATGAACATTCTATGGAGATTCACTAGGACTTCTGTATAAAACAGCAACTTATTTCACGATCTAGCAGTGATGGTATCCTGGTGGTCTGATTTACAGTATCAAACCATTTCCTTACTATTACAAAAAGTTTCAGAACAATTACAACTCATTATGGGATGTAACATGGAACACATGCAGTGGCTGTGTGTGTGCTACAGTGAGGGACAGTTAAGATGAAAAATATTATGGATttcaagttggattagggattaaagaaAAAActatattagagtaaatgactgttctattagagcaaatGAATGAAACTCTGTGTATGTCAATATCTGAATAGTTTCACTTACATGTGTCTGCACCTGGGATGATCACCTGGCTGAACATGTGCAGCTTCATACTTACATTGTTCATGGCCATCTCTGATGTCATCCAGTTTGGTCCTCAATCTCGCTCATTTTCATCCGATCTTGTATCTTGTCCTCGCCCTATTTAAAGGCCTGTGTACTTCACTGTATTGTTGTTGTAATTAAGTAAAATATAGGTGCAACTTTTATCCTGTACCTAGCATTTACATATTGGAAAATAGAGAGAAATAAGTAAAGGTCAACAGTCCAACAAGAAatgctcaagtcacaggtcaaagatgataaacgctgcaagtcaagggtcaagactttgaccgtggtCACAGATCTAGCTGCAGCATGTGCCgacatgacacccccttgtaccctggggttaggccactccaaataaattctctgtttcccaccCTGAACTCAGgtatatttgcatgtgggccggtggttcatttccattatagctaatattggcagcttttcaagctatTATTTGTCTGGCACAAGCATAAATAGCTCCATAAAAGCATGTTTAAGCGTTTAAAAGTTgtaaataacacaaacgtgaatttGTTACCACtagatagcactgctgacaccgTTCATAACatttactgagcctgtacagaatgcaagaatagccgaaaataatggaatatatcgagctgacagtaaccagatgcgacgggaaacagagaatataTTTGGAGAAGCCTTATCTATGATCGAACTACTATACAGACGGTACAGAAACATCATTTCACACTTACAAGCAGTACTTCGCTTGACATCATCATTGTGGGAGAAAGTCTAGTCTCGCTCCCCAGACCACGAGCCAGACCAGGTAACAACATTAAGTTACTAGTGTGCTTTATTTAGATAATTATTCCAACTAGAGCACATCATTTTATTCACAAACGAGGAGCGGGGACGAGGTCAGAGCATGGAGGAGAGTCTCAGAGGACCTCGCTTAGGTCGCATCAGGATGTCCTGTCAAGTGAGAGGTATAaataaccatagattatagagagATGGGATAGAAAACTAATTTTACGCGCACTCCTCACCTACAGTTCCAtttacacctttttaaaactctCTTATAAACGCTTGCAGAGAAAAGTTGTTTTCTTCGGGGTTTACAGCAGCACAAGGCGATTTCATAACTCGAAGCAGAGCTGCCTAATCATTGTTGTCGAGGAGTAAGGCGTGCCACAAATTCGCACTTCAAAGGGCATGAATCGTTTTGAAGTTGAACATGTTTTGCCGCTGTGTGATAGTATTATGAAGCGGTAAGCCAAACAACTAAGTAGAGAGCGTTTCTTTAGCTACAACTTTTAAGATAGATAACAACCAACTCTCCAACATGGTTACAGCCAATCATATTGCTGCACGCGACCTGCACGTGACTGTTTACAATTACGTAATAGTCTATATACAATTGTACTGACGTCAAttctcgacatcctccgggggagGGCCAATAATTTCCTTGCTCCATTGAAATATTTTGTCCTTTGCCTTAGTAGCGGAGCTTCTGATTGGTCGTGGCATCCCAAACATTAGTGGTGAACGTTCATCGGTATCATTCTTAAGTTTAGTGGTAGTGTCATCTTCATCGGTTGATATCTCCAGTGGATAAAGCTTAGATATTGGTCGATTTGTTCTTCCATTTTTGGTTCTCACCTCTGCAGCCCGAACATACCCATCATTCCCCTTAATCAATCCTTTGATCACTGCCATCTTCCAACTTCTCCTAGGTAAGTCATCATGTATGAGGACAACATCTCCAACCTTAATTGCTTGTGGGGCACACGTTCCCTTTATCTTGTAATACTCTCTTAGAGCAGTTAGATACTCTTGTTTCCAGCGACCTTGAAAGTGTTGAAGAATCTGTGACTGATGGGTAAAAGCTTCTCGGATTATTGGAGCAGTCATGTAATCTGGGTCTGTAATGTCTTCTGCACTAACTTGTGGATATGGTAGTGAAACAATCCTTCTTCCGTACAGTAAATGTGATGGGCATAGTGGTTCTGGATCATTCAGGTCGGTTGAAGTATATGTAATGGGACGGTCATTCAGAATGGCTTCTACTTCAACTACAATGGTCTGCAAGGCAATTAGGGAGATGAATGTCCTCCCAAGTACCTTCTttaatgtggtctttgtaagcCCAATGAGTCTTTCCCAAAAACCACCATACCACGGTACACTTTTGGGTATGAATTGCCAGACTGTTCCTCGCTTATTCAGATGTTCATTCAGGGTAGGAGAGTTAAGCATCTTCTCAATCTCTTTGGCAGCTGATTGAAAGGTGGAAGCATTATCTGAAATCATCAATTGGGGAAGGGACTTGCGGCCAACAAACCTACGGAATGCCTGAAGGAACTTCTCCTCAGTTAAATCTGTTACAACTTCTAAGTGCACAGCTCTTGTGTTGGCACAAGTGAATAGGCATATATACACCTTCTGTTCCCCACCTGAATCACGTACAAACAAAGCTCCTGTAAAATCGACCCCAGTTACATGAAATGATGCAGCACATAGTGTTTGAGACTTAGGCAGTGGAGGCGCTTCTGGCACAGAGTATGGTCTTCCTGAGACCTTTCGACAAATTACGCACTTCCTTAACAAGTTCCTCACAGTTTGACGAATTCTTGGTATCCAGTACCTTTGTCGTAGAGCTGTGATGATACTGTTTACTCCACTATGGAGTTGGTTGACATGAGTCGGTTGACATGAGTCATGATAACGATTAAGTTTGTCAACGGATGTTTTGTTGGCAGGAGGTATGGAAATTTTGACAACTCACAGAGTGGTGCATTATGAATTCTGCCACCACATTGAAGGAAGCCATTGTCCAGGAATAAGCGGAGCTGTCTTACAAGTGGCAAACGCTTTGCAGATTTTGACTGTAGATGTCTGACTTCTTGGTGAAAGTAAGTCTGTTGACAATTCTTAATCCATTTAGTTAAAGCATTGTTGATCTCTTGAACAGTTAGTGCACCAACCAAGTGAGCATTTTGATGTTTCATGTTGTGAGTGAATCTTAGAAGGTAAGCTGTAACTCGTAGCAATCTCATCAATGAGCTGAAGTTAGAAATTTCTAGAATCTTGTGTAGACCTGTCTGTGGTGCCTGTTCAATTGACATTGGTTCATCAGCATCATTAGTTAACTCTGTTTGTAAATGTAGAATTTCAGTTTGCTTCCATTGTGGCCATTTAGACTTCTCGGTAATCCAAGAGGGACCCTGTATCCAAAGAGGATCATTGAGTACATCACTGTCCATCCCTCTTGTCAATAAATCTGCTGGATTGTCTCCAGTTGGACAGTAGTTCCACACTGTGGATGGAAAGGTCTGAGTAATATCCTGTATGCAGTGGGAAACAAACTGTAGCTTCTGTTTCTTCTGGCTGCCTATCCAATGGAGCACAATTTGACTATCAGACCACAAGTGAACAAGCATGTGAGGATAAAAGCTATTTAGTGATTCAGTTACAAACTTTGTAAGTCTTGTAGCAACCAGTGCAGCCATAAGTTCAAGCTTAGGCAGTGTGAGTTTGCTGAGTGGAGCAACACGTGTCTTGGCCATGACAAATGACACTTCATTGCCTTGTTGGATGTAGATTACTGCTCCATATGCCTTTAAGCTAGCATCTGCAAAGCCATGGATTTCTTGAGCTTGAGTGTTGCAGTCATCATCGTCAACAGTAAAATAACGTCTTGAAATAGAACCATGGGCTGCTTTCTGTAGGTTGTCAGCAATGTTGTTCCACTGTTCTCTTATAGATGGTTCTAATGGCTCATCCCACCCAACATTCATTTGCCAGAGTTGCTGCATCAACAGTTTAGCACGGACACTAACTGGAGACAAGAAACCAAGTGGATCGAAAATTCTAGATGAAAACTGTAAAACATTTCTCTTTGTAACTGCAGAGTCAGTATCAGAATTAAGCTGTTTTGGTATGAAGCACACTTGGTCTGTTGATACATTCCAGTGTAAGCCTAACAAGTTGACCATCTGGCTAGGATCAGCAACACTCTCCTTGTGTGTAATGGCTTGTAACTGTGGACTATTGGATGCCCAACTTCTCAGATTGAAGTTTGCTTCAGACATATAAGTTCTGGCCTTTCTAAAGTACTGGACAACACTTTCCTCAGTAGGACCTCCAGAAATTACATTGTCTACATATAAGCTTTGGATCATGTCATCAGCTGTTTCTGAGTTTTGGTTACTGAGGTGTAAACGAAGAGTGGCATTCAACATAAAAGGTGAGCTTGCTGATCCAAACAACACTACCTTAAAACGATAAACATCAAATTCACTCTCTGGATTTTCTGGAGTTGACAGCCAAAAAAAGTGAGTGAAGTCTCGATCATCCTCTTGAAGCTTAACATGTAGGAAAGCTTTCTCAATATCAGTGGTAAAGCCAAACTTGTGGACCCGAAAACGTAGCAGAATAGAACAAAGATCATTCACTAGGGATGGTCCAACTTCTAAACAGTCATTCAGACTTGGGTGATTGTTGGACATCTGACAGCTGCAATCA encodes the following:
- the LOC136259209 gene encoding uncharacterized protein, with the protein product MLKSQVKDDKRCKSRVKTLTVVTDLAAACADMTPPYATGNREYIWRSLIYDRTTIQTVQKHHFTLTSSTSLDIIIVGESLVSLPRPRARPEHIILFTNEERGRGQSMEESLRGPRLGRIRMSCQKYEEGIIFETLNEVSDKV